The Candidatus Marsarchaeota archaeon DNA segment CCAAAAAGCTGCATGGGCTTGCGGCCTTCCCTGTCTATAAGCGCGACAGCCACCCAATAGCCTGGCACTGCAGCTATTATGAGTATAAGCGCTGATGCAAGCGTAGGGCCGAATAGGCCGCTGAAGCCGAAGAATGTCGCAAGATAAGGCGTGAAAATAGACGTCCCGTAATACGAAACGTCAAGGATAAACCAAGAGGCCGTAGTGCCTATCATGTATTTCCAGTTATTCTGCCACAGGTCGCGGAAGCCGATCCTGAAACTGTGCAACGAATCCTTGCCTGCTCTGCGCGCTTTTCTACCCTTGGATTGCGCAGTGCCCGCAGCGCTGCTCTTGTAAAGGCTGTACCACGGGGTTTCTGCAAGCTTCGTCCTTGCGTAAAGTATGGTGAGCGTAGGTATTGCCCCTGCACCAAGCAGTATCCTCCAAGCTATGCCTATGGGCACGTTCAGGTAGAGCAGCGCGACAGCCAGAATACCACCAGCTATTATGCCGAAGCCCTGCATTGCGAACGTTGATGATATGAGTTTGCCCCTGTCGTTCTTGTTGGCGTATTCCGCCACTATAGTCGCGCTTAGCGGATAGTCGCCCCCTATGCCTATGCCCAGTATAAAGCGCCACAAAACGAGCTGTATAAAGCTGAAAGATAATGCCGAGCCTATGGCAGCCACTATGAGTATGGATACGGTAAGCCAGTACGTATACCTTCTCCCGACTTTGTCCCCAAGGAAGCCGAATATGATCGGGCCTATCGCAGCGCCGAACAGCGCTATGCTGGCCAGGAGGCCGAGCTGCACTGCGCTCAGGCTAAACATTCCCCTAACCATAAGCAGCACGACGCCTATCACAAAAAGGTCATACGCGTCAGTAAAAAAGCTCATGCCAGAAATCAGCATTACCCTTATATGCGACCTTGTAATGCCAGAGCTTTCAATATCGTGTATTTTTGACTGTGCGTCAGAAGCCAAAGCAATCACGCAAAACTTATTATTATGTCCTTGGGAAAGATATAAAAGGTGCGCTTGCATGCTTAAGGTGTATTCCGATACTGCCGGCCTGGAAATGGAGATACCGACATATGAACATGCGGCTGCAATCTCAGAGCTGGCGAATGACGAGACAATAGCGAGTAATGTTGGCTCGGTCGGGGAATTCCCCAATCCATACAGGCTAGAAGATGCAAACGCCCTTGTAGAATCGGCCATAGCAAACTATCAGCTCGGCATATCGTATGACTTTCTTGTGAGCCTGCTGCCAAAATCCATACCTATAGGGCTCGTGGGAGCGCGCAATGTCAACCGTTTCAGCAAAAGCGCCGAAGTGGGCTTCTGGACAGGCAAGCAGTACAGGCTCCATGCATACACGAGCAAGGCAGTGTCGATGCTCCTGGAATTCTGCTTTCGCGAATTGAAGCTTAACAGGGTATACGCCACATCCATAGCCACAAACGTGCCTTCGATAAGGCTCATGGAATCCTTAGGCTTCAGGCGCGAGGGCCTTCTCAAGGAGGCCGTAATCACAAAAAGCGGCCCTGCAGACCAGTTGCTTTTTGGATTGCTGAGCAGGGAATTCGGGAGCAAATACCCAATAAGGGTGGAGCGGTGACATGCGCGGTGCATCAGCCACATCACAGCCTATATTAATTTTACCTTCATATACTACAAAGGGTAGGAATGGCATACCTGCGGGCAGATACGCATGTACATAAAGAAGTCTAGCATAAGGAAGATGCTTAAAGAAGCAGGCGCTCAGCGCGTGAGCAAGGAAGCTCTTGACGCATTCCATCAGACAATCAACAAGCTCGCTTTCGACGCTGCATCGAAGTCCGTAAAGCTTTCAAAGCACGCCAAAAGGAAAACCGTTGAAGAATCAGATATAAAGCTTGCTTTCCAATAGGGTTTGATAAAATGGCAACCAATAAACTTATTTCTGCTTTCGCCCTTCTTGCACTTTTTACTGCAATAATAAATTCGACTGTAGCGAACCAGACCACCACTGTGCCGCTTGCTTACAGGGCCATAGTGGGAATAGTGCTGATAATAATAGTCATAATTGTGCTTTTCAAGTTTTTCAAGTACGCCATAACCGGGCTGCTGGTCCTTGTGCTGCTGATAATACTGATATCGACAACCTATTACTTCTTCAAGACTGGCTCTTTCAGCATATCGTACAGCCTGAAGTTCCTTGCTGACATATACAACTTCTTCGTTGGTGGCCACATCGCGCCTGCCGTAGCCTCGACAACGTCTACCGTGCCAACCACTTCGACTGCTACAAGCACGATTGCAGCTGCGAATTCGACTGCGCCAACCACTACGACATAGCCGCATAGGAAAGCATTTAATTAATGGTCACGCTAAATAATACTGGCGGCGGACGGGCAGCTTACCGAAAGGAGGAAGCTCCCCTCATACAGAGCGTTAAGGGGTTTAAGGCCCCAGTCGGAACAGAAACGAGACCGCTGCGCGGCATAAGCGATGACACTACGAGCGCCGCGGTGCGGATGAAACGAGCCGATGAAAACGCAGTGAGTATGCAAGGCCTTTGAGCCGCTCAGTCAAATGCTGCCTAAAACAGAAAGGGGGCTACGGTCCGCCGCCGAGGTTTAGAGCATGGACGAAAGGGAGAACGAGCTTATGCATGGCATGGTAAACTGCTATAATACGTGCCACGAGGATTTTGAGGGCACTGTCCACATGGTCGCACGCGCCCGCGGCCTTTCAGAAAAAGAGGCAAAGGCAATCCTGGAAAAAATACGGGAAGAATATGGCACGACAGGCGAATACAAATCGTTAAGGTCAAAGCTGCCAAAGGATTTCCCGCTGTGAGATGCTTGCATGGTAATATATGACGCGGAATTCGGCGCATACATGTGCGAGATATGCATGCTGCATTACAATGACAAAAATCTCGCAAAGAGATGTGAGGACTGGGACAGGACGCACAATTCATGCAATCTTGCAATAGCAGGCAAAAGCATCGAAGCTGCATCTAGGAGGACAGCGCTCAAAGTGTAGAAGCTTTGGCGGAGGTGGGGTTTGAACCCACGGCCTCTAGATTTCTCGTCATCGCAAAAAGCTCATCACTCATAATGCTATGCATATGAGTCTAGCGCTCTAACCAGGCTGAGCTACTCCGCCGAAATAAAAGCACAATAAATAGCCAAACAATATATAAATTACTTTTGCAAGCCGCTATGGCCTTTTTTCCGGCAAATGCCCGTAAACGTACTTTGAAGCCCTTTTTACCTTTTTTGCAAGGTCCTCGCCGAAACCGTTCCTGTAAAGCAGGTTTCCCCTGACTATGGTAGCAGCCACGTCTGAAGGATTTGCAGAATATACGGCATCGCTTAGGATGCTGCTTCTTAAGCTATTTGCCGATCTCCTTAGAAGCACGATGTTTGCTGGCGCGCCCCTGGCTATCCCGTAAGCCCTGCCGTAAAGAAAGCCTGACGCATTGCTCGTCGCAAAGCTGAATGCATCCTTAGCAGAAATCGCGCCCGGATTCCTGAGCCTCACGCCCTGCAGCAATGCGCCATACTTCATCTCGCTGAAGATATCGAGGGAATTATTGCTTGCCACGCTGTCTGTGCCAAGGGTTATCCTCGCACCACGCTTGTTCATTTCATATACTGGCGCAATGCCGGAACCAAGCTTCATATTGCTTGTAGGGTTGTAAGATATAGCTCCGGACTCCGAGACGATAGCCACCTCTTTCCTGCTTAGCCATACGCAATGCACTGCAAGAAGCCTTTTGTTAATGAATCCGTATTTGTGCAGCCACTCTACCGGACCAAAGCCGTATTTTTTCCTGTGCTCCCTTACCTCGAACTGCGTTTCTGCTATGTGCATGGTTACTTTTTTGTCATATTTTTCAGCCAATTCGTATGCCGATCCTATCGTATCCTTAGAGGCGGCATATACCCCCTGTATGGCTATCATCGGATTTACATTCGGATGCCTGTTTCTTCTTATGAAATTCTCGGCGTTGGAAACGGGATCGCCATTTTGCGTAGTTTTGTCCCTGTCAAGCACGACCCAGGCCAGATTGCCCTGGTAGCCCATGTCAGACACGGCCCTTGCCACAGAATCCTCTCCGTAATAGAAGTCCACAAAATCAGTGATCCCATTCCTTATCATTTCGGCAATGCCCAATACTGCAGAATTGTATATCATGTCTGCGCTATTCCTTGCGTCAAAGGCCGATGTTTCGCGGATGAAATCCCACAATCCAAGCCCGTCCACGCGCCCGCGCAAAGCGGCCATTGCTATGTGCGCATGCGTATTGATGAATCCAGGAATTGCGGCCAGCCCCTCTGCACGTGCATTTATCGTAACTTCAGCCTTCGAATTTATTCTTCCAATCTTGCTTATGCTGCCGTCTTCAACCAATATGTCCGCATGTGCCTGCCTGAAATCCGGAAGCAGTACGTCTGCTCCTTTTATCAATATGCTGTTCATGCAGGTCCCTGCAGCCTATGCTGTTTTGGCACAGCGTCCACCGGCAAATCCCCTATTGAATTATAAGCCTCTTCAAGCTCTGCCGTGTAGCGGCAGTATTTTTCCGTAAGCCTTTCAGCCCTGCCGTAATCGCCGGAAGCCTCTACGCTGTTGAGCTCCCTCACGAGCTTTATTATTGCAGCCTCTATTTTGTCCATGTCTATTCCAAACCGCTTTTCCTTTGGATTGTAGAAAATCCCGCCATTCTCCTTCAGGTAGTTGTATTCAATGGCTTCGCCCATTGCATGCGCCTCTTTCAGGCCCATGCGCATGCCGCGAAGAAGGTCTGCAGCAAGATAGCTGACGTAAAAGCTCTCCATTGATATGCTTCCTAGCATGCCCTGCTTGGCAAAATGCATAGCGCAGAAAATGCCAGTAATGTCAGCACGCGCCTCCTCTATGTGCAAAAAAAGCTCTTTAAGTGCTATGGACGCCGGAACATATTCGCTTCCGATCCTTGCTTCGCTTGCGCCGAGCCCGTGCGAAAGCTCATGGAAAAGTATGAAAAGGAATTGCGCCTCTTTGTCCATAAGGCTTAGCTGCTTCTTATCGAGCAGCCTTTCCGCAACCGGCATGTGCAATGCGTCGAATTTCGCATCTATTACGTTCTTCATCAGCACCTTTTTGGAGCCATGGGTTCTTCTAATCGCTTCATCGTTGGGAAGGTTGAACGCGGAAGTGGTAAAGCCTGCATTTGCCATGCCTCCAGAATAGATCTCTTCAACGACCACTATGGGAGAATTTGCCTGGCTCTTCCTTCTGAAATCCAGCCCTGCCTCTATCGGTATGGACATGTCTATCTCTTCGAGTTTGCTTGCAAAGACCTTTAGCCTTCTAGTTTCTTCATCGTTCCTTATGCTTACATACGATTCGAAAAATCCCTTGTAGCCAAATTTCCTGTCGTCATACGTTTCGTACGGGCCTATTGTGGGCTCTATCCTGCTGTCAAGCTTAAGCCAAAGCTTCTGCTGCTCGTCATAGTCGTTGGACAGGAACGCATTTGCCGTGGCCTTCAGGTAGGCGCTTAGCGATTTATTGTCTGCTGCATTGGCCGCTTCGTTCAGCTTCGCCGCAGCCTTTTCAAGCAATTTTCTATACTTGTCTGCGTAGGCCACTGCAACAAGCCTGTTGCCATGCCTTTCTATTGCAGTATAATAGCTTTTTGCAGCGCTCGGGTCTATTTCCCCCTTGGCCATGGCGCTCTCAAGCTCCTCCTTAGCAATGCCTTCCGGGTAAACAGCCACGCCTTTGCATATGCCATTGCCTGTTATAAATGGCTTCAGGCCGTTGAATATGTCCCACGGCGATTTGTTGAACAATGCATACTTCAGCCTTTCGCTGTTTGCACCACTGCTATTTTCCCCAAGCTTTCGGACCACGTCAAGCATTGCAGGGCATATCTGCTCTGCATATACTGAATCTATTATTTCGGAAACGTCTTCTAGGAGCTCTACGACTTTCATTTCACTGCGCGTGAGCACTGGCACCTTATCCGTCAGTTCAAAATAAGTGAGCTTGCCCAAGCCGTTCCTTATGGCATTATCATCAAATTCATACCCATCCATTATGACCACTATGTGCGATCGTCGGGACTGTTTGTTTGTTATTGTATACTGTCCCGTAGACTGCATATTTCATTCAACCACCTAAGTTACTTCAGCTTTTGGTATAATACGTTAATTCTAGAATAGTTCTTCTTTATAAAATGATCTGATTTAAGGCTTCTAATCTTACGCATGTGTAGCAATCGCTTTCCTTCATGTTCGCTAGAAAGGGTAACATTTCTTAGTTCTAGGTTTAAATCGATACAGACAAAAAATGATGTCTGCCATCTTATTCCATCATTGCCTACATAATTTATCGTTGATAACTTGCGCCATCTTCTTGAAGATACTTTCAACCCTGTTTCCTCAAGTAGCTCGCGCACTGCCGCCTCCTTTGCCGTTTCGTCTGTTTCAACCCCTCCGCCGGGAAGTGTCCAAGCATTTGAGTTCTTTCTGTCGTTTTTTGCCCTTAGAAGATATAATATTGCAGGATCTTTCCTGTTCATTATTACAATGATATGTACTAACCTTTTAGTTTCCCTTATGTTCATGAAAACACATATGCAAACTATTAAAATAAACAGTTGATATTATTAAAACAATAGGTTCATCAAATGGGCATAGTAGTTGGCTTTAACTGGCCGATATCACATGATCATTGTTCTGCTGCAATAGTCGACGGTAGATTAGTGTTCGCTTCGGAGGAAGAAAGACACACCAGACATAAACACTCACTTATGGAGCCCCCTTTCAACTCAATGCTTTCCCTTCCGTTTCTGCCTCGTAATCGCAGTACATGCGGATGTGCATCGCCTTGGCGCCTTCCTAGTAAATATGAAATGCGATCGCCGGGATTTGAACCCGGGTTTTTGCCTTGGAAGGGCAAAGTCCTACCAGGCTAGACTACGATCGCAGCCATACTCTAAATTAAAGCCAGAATAGATTTAAAACTAATATTAAAATCCCTTTCTATAAAAGGACCAAAATAAGAACGAGCAATTTTGGGAGCTGGCGCCGCAAACGCGGCGCCGTATTTACTGGTTTATCTTTTTAGCTTTTTGCAGCTATTATTATCGCTGCTGCTCCAAGCCTGTTCATCTGCTTCCTTCTTTTGACTACCGTTGCCTTTTTCATCACTTCTAATGCCGTTTCTGCCAGGAAGCTCTTAAGGGCGGCTTCTGCATTCGCATCCGGCTCC contains these protein-coding regions:
- a CDS encoding GNAT family N-acetyltransferase, with translation MLKVYSDTAGLEMEIPTYEHAAAISELANDETIASNVGSVGEFPNPYRLEDANALVESAIANYQLGISYDFLVSLLPKSIPIGLVGARNVNRFSKSAEVGFWTGKQYRLHAYTSKAVSMLLEFCFRELKLNRVYATSIATNVPSIRLMESLGFRREGLLKEAVITKSGPADQLLFGLLSREFGSKYPIRVER
- a CDS encoding NFYB/HAP3 family transcription factor subunit, translated to MYIKKSSIRKMLKEAGAQRVSKEALDAFHQTINKLAFDAASKSVKLSKHAKRKTVEESDIKLAFQ
- a CDS encoding amidohydrolase family protein; the protein is MNSILIKGADVLLPDFRQAHADILVEDGSISKIGRINSKAEVTINARAEGLAAIPGFINTHAHIAMAALRGRVDGLGLWDFIRETSAFDARNSADMIYNSAVLGIAEMIRNGITDFVDFYYGEDSVARAVSDMGYQGNLAWVVLDRDKTTQNGDPVSNAENFIRRNRHPNVNPMIAIQGVYAASKDTIGSAYELAEKYDKKVTMHIAETQFEVREHRKKYGFGPVEWLHKYGFINKRLLAVHCVWLSRKEVAIVSESGAISYNPTSNMKLGSGIAPVYEMNKRGARITLGTDSVASNNSLDIFSEMKYGALLQGVRLRNPGAISAKDAFSFATSNASGFLYGRAYGIARGAPANIVLLRRSANSLRSSILSDAVYSANPSDVAATIVRGNLLYRNGFGEDLAKKVKRASKYVYGHLPEKRP
- a CDS encoding NUDIX hydrolase, which encodes MNRKDPAILYLLRAKNDRKNSNAWTLPGGGVETDETAKEAAVRELLEETGLKVSSRRWRKLSTINYVGNDGIRWQTSFFVCIDLNLELRNVTLSSEHEGKRLLHMRKIRSLKSDHFIKKNYSRINVLYQKLK